Proteins encoded in a region of the Mycolicibacterium chitae genome:
- a CDS encoding CTP synthase: MPSLRRHPHTTTKHLFVTGGVASSLGKGLTASSLGQLLTARGLQVTMQKLDPYLNVDPGTMNPFQHGEVFVTEDGAETDLDVGHYERFLDRNLSGSANVTTGQVYSTVIAKERRGEYLGDTVQVIPHITDEIKNRVLEMADPDEDGNRPDVVITEIGGTVGDIESLPFLEAARQVRHEVGRDNCFFLHVSLVPFLKPSGELKTKPTQHSVAALRSIGISPDALILRCDRDVPEGLKNKIALMCDVDIDGVISTPDAPSIYDIPKVLHREELDAYVVRRLNLPFRDVEWTQWNDLLERVHEPHETVRIALVGKYIDLSDAYLSVAEALRAGGFKHRTRVEMVWVASDDCETDAGAAAALGDVDGVLIPGGFGIRGIEGKIGAIRYARHRGIPLFGLCLGLQCIVIEAARSVGLAEASSAEFEPDTPDPVIATMAGQEEIVAGEADLGGTMRLGAYPAVLQEDSIVAEAYGTVDVSERHRHRYEVNNAYRDKIAESGLQFSGTSPDGKLVEFVEYPRDIHPFLVGTQAHPELKSRPTRPHPLFAAFIGAAMDYKAAERLPVELPEHRSNGAEHEDADPLIQEPASRG, encoded by the coding sequence TTGCCATCGCTACGCAGGCATCCACACACCACGACAAAGCACCTGTTCGTCACCGGTGGTGTCGCGTCCTCGCTAGGTAAGGGGTTGACCGCCAGCAGCCTGGGTCAGCTGCTCACCGCGCGGGGACTGCAGGTCACGATGCAGAAGCTCGACCCGTATCTCAACGTCGATCCCGGCACCATGAACCCGTTCCAGCACGGTGAGGTGTTCGTGACCGAGGACGGCGCCGAAACCGACCTCGACGTGGGGCACTACGAGCGGTTCCTCGATCGCAACCTCTCGGGCTCGGCCAATGTCACCACCGGTCAGGTGTATTCGACGGTGATCGCCAAGGAGCGTCGCGGCGAATACCTCGGCGACACCGTGCAGGTGATCCCGCACATCACCGACGAGATCAAGAACCGCGTCCTGGAGATGGCCGACCCGGACGAGGACGGCAACCGCCCCGACGTGGTGATCACCGAAATCGGCGGCACGGTGGGCGATATCGAATCGCTGCCGTTCCTCGAGGCCGCCCGTCAGGTCCGCCACGAGGTGGGTCGGGACAACTGCTTCTTCCTACACGTATCGCTGGTGCCGTTCCTCAAGCCGTCCGGTGAGCTCAAGACCAAGCCGACCCAGCACTCGGTGGCGGCGCTGCGCAGCATCGGTATCTCGCCGGACGCGTTGATCCTGCGCTGCGACCGCGACGTCCCGGAAGGGCTGAAGAACAAGATCGCCCTGATGTGCGACGTCGACATCGACGGCGTGATCTCCACCCCGGACGCCCCGTCGATCTACGACATCCCCAAGGTGCTGCACCGCGAGGAACTCGACGCCTACGTGGTGCGCCGGCTGAACCTGCCGTTCCGCGACGTGGAGTGGACGCAGTGGAACGACCTGCTCGAGCGCGTCCACGAACCCCACGAGACGGTCCGGATTGCGTTGGTGGGCAAGTACATCGACCTGTCGGATGCCTACCTGTCGGTGGCCGAGGCGCTACGCGCCGGTGGCTTCAAACACCGGACCCGGGTGGAGATGGTTTGGGTGGCCTCCGACGACTGCGAGACCGACGCGGGCGCCGCGGCGGCCCTGGGCGACGTCGACGGGGTGCTGATCCCGGGTGGCTTCGGGATCCGCGGCATCGAGGGCAAGATCGGCGCGATCCGATACGCGCGTCACCGCGGCATCCCGCTGTTCGGTCTGTGCCTGGGCCTGCAGTGCATCGTCATCGAGGCCGCCCGCTCGGTGGGCCTGGCCGAGGCGAGTTCGGCGGAGTTCGAGCCCGACACGCCGGATCCCGTCATCGCGACCATGGCCGGCCAGGAGGAGATCGTCGCCGGTGAGGCCGACCTGGGCGGGACCATGCGGCTGGGCGCCTACCCCGCGGTGCTGCAAGAGGATTCGATCGTCGCCGAGGCCTACGGCACCGTGGATGTCTCCGAACGGCACCGGCATCGCTACGAGGTGAACAACGCCTACCGCGACAAGATCGCCGAGAGCGGCCTGCAGTTCTCCGGCACCTCGCCGGACGGCAAGCTGGTGGAGTTCGTCGAATACCCCCGCGACATCCACCCCTTCCTGGTGGGTACGCAGGCCCACCCCGAACTGAAGAGCCGGCCCACGCGCCCGCACCCCTTGTTCGCGGCGTTCATCGGCGCGGCAATGGATTACAAGGCCGCCGAGCGGCTTCCGGTGGAACTGCCGGAGCATCGATCCAACGGAGCCGAGCACGAGGATGCGGACCCGTTGATCCAAGAGCCCGCATCCCGTGGGTGA
- a CDS encoding NUDIX domain-containing protein, with translation MGEHEFDTVSSETRFTGKIFAVRADEVSMPGGAVARRDVIEHYGAVAVVALDDRDNVVLVYQYRHALGRRLWELPAGLLDEHGEAPHLTAARELVEEAGLAARDWAVLVDVAPTPGFTDEAVRIYLATGLSEVDRPEAAHEEADMTVARVPLADAVARVFSGEIVNSSAVAGILAAHAVRNGHAETRAVTVDWPDRPWRFAARER, from the coding sequence GTGGGTGAGCACGAGTTCGACACCGTCTCCAGCGAAACCCGGTTCACTGGAAAGATCTTCGCCGTGCGCGCCGACGAGGTGTCGATGCCCGGCGGCGCGGTGGCCCGCCGGGACGTCATCGAGCACTACGGCGCGGTCGCCGTCGTCGCACTCGACGACCGGGACAACGTCGTACTGGTGTACCAATACCGGCACGCGCTGGGCCGCCGGCTGTGGGAACTGCCCGCCGGACTGCTCGACGAACACGGCGAGGCGCCGCACCTGACCGCCGCGCGCGAACTCGTCGAGGAGGCCGGCCTGGCGGCGCGGGACTGGGCGGTGCTCGTCGACGTCGCCCCCACACCGGGTTTCACCGACGAGGCCGTGCGCATCTACCTCGCGACCGGCCTGTCGGAGGTGGACCGGCCCGAGGCCGCCCACGAGGAGGCCGACATGACGGTGGCCCGCGTCCCGCTGGCCGATGCCGTGGCCCGGGTGTTCTCCGGCGAGATCGTCAATTCCTCTGCGGTAGCGGGGATCCTGGCCGCCCACGCGGTACGCAACGGCCACGCCGAGACCCGGGCGGTCACGGTGGACTGGCCCGACCGGCCGTGGCGCTTCGCGGCGCGAGAGCGATAG
- the xerD gene encoding site-specific tyrosine recombinase XerD, whose translation MTTFQSALDGQLQGYLDHLTIERGVAANTLSSYRRDLRRYHQHLVSRGIADLAAVTETDVSDFLVALRRGDPDNGVPALSAVSATRALIAVRGLHRFATAEGVTDVDVARAVKPPTPARRLPKALTLDEVLALLEGAGGDSESDGPLTLRNRALLELLYSTGARISEAVGLDLDDVDTQARAVLLRGKGGKQRLVPVGRPAVAALDAYLVRGRPDLARRGRGTPGIFLNARGGRLSRQSAWQVLQDSAERAGITSAVSPHTLRHSFATHLLDGGADVRVVQELLGHASVTTTQIYTMVTVHALREVWAGAHPRAQ comes from the coding sequence GTGACGACCTTCCAATCCGCGCTCGACGGTCAACTGCAGGGGTACCTGGACCACCTGACCATCGAGCGCGGCGTGGCGGCGAACACCCTGAGTTCCTACCGCCGCGACCTGCGGCGCTATCACCAGCATCTGGTGTCCCGCGGCATCGCGGACCTGGCCGCGGTCACCGAGACCGACGTCAGCGATTTCCTGGTCGCCCTGCGCCGCGGCGATCCCGACAACGGGGTGCCGGCGCTGTCGGCGGTATCGGCCACACGGGCGTTGATCGCCGTGCGGGGACTGCACCGATTCGCCACCGCGGAGGGCGTCACCGACGTGGATGTCGCGCGGGCCGTCAAACCCCCGACCCCGGCCCGGCGGCTACCCAAGGCGTTGACCCTCGACGAGGTGCTGGCCCTGCTCGAGGGCGCCGGCGGGGACAGTGAGTCCGACGGACCGCTGACGCTGCGCAACCGGGCCCTGCTGGAACTGCTCTACTCGACGGGCGCCCGGATCTCCGAGGCGGTGGGCCTGGATCTCGACGATGTGGACACCCAGGCGCGTGCGGTGCTGCTGCGCGGCAAGGGCGGCAAGCAGCGCCTGGTCCCGGTGGGCCGCCCGGCCGTCGCCGCGCTGGACGCCTACCTGGTGCGCGGGCGTCCGGACCTGGCCCGCCGCGGTCGCGGCACCCCGGGGATCTTCCTGAACGCGCGCGGCGGTCGGCTGTCCCGGCAGAGCGCCTGGCAGGTGTTGCAGGACAGCGCGGAGCGGGCCGGCATCACCAGCGCGGTGTCCCCGCACACGCTGCGGCACTCGTTCGCCACCCACCTGCTCGACGGCGGCGCCGACGTGCGCGTCGTGCAGGAACTGCTGGGCCACGCCTCGGTCACCACGACGCAGATCTACACCATGGTCACCGTCCACGCGTTGCGCGAGGTGTGGGCCGGCGCGCATCCGCGCGCGCAGTAG
- a CDS encoding O-methyltransferase — protein sequence MRWQRQLPFLRWSFWRLAMGVRNIPKTGQVGDGREAAAADYVVANARRNDPEHVLATIDDFAYTKAYLINIGEEKGALLDAAVRRADPTLALELGTYCGYGALRIACAAPRARVYSVELSADNAGQARRIWEHAGVADRVTCVVGIIGDGGATLDALDAAPGFGPGALDLLFIDHDKNAYLPDLQSILERGWLHPGSIVVADNVKIPGAPAYRAHMREQQGRRWRTVEHSTHAEYQNVLRDLVLESEFLG from the coding sequence ATGAGATGGCAACGCCAACTGCCCTTCCTGCGGTGGTCGTTCTGGCGCCTGGCGATGGGCGTGCGCAACATCCCGAAGACGGGTCAGGTCGGCGACGGCCGCGAGGCCGCCGCCGCCGACTACGTCGTGGCCAACGCGCGGCGCAACGACCCCGAGCACGTGCTGGCCACCATCGACGACTTCGCCTACACCAAGGCGTATCTGATCAACATCGGCGAGGAGAAGGGCGCGCTGCTCGACGCCGCGGTGCGCCGGGCCGACCCCACCCTGGCGCTGGAGTTGGGCACCTACTGCGGATACGGCGCGCTGCGAATCGCCTGCGCCGCACCGCGAGCGCGGGTGTACTCGGTCGAACTGTCGGCCGACAACGCCGGCCAGGCCCGGCGGATCTGGGAGCACGCCGGCGTCGCCGACCGGGTCACCTGCGTGGTCGGCATCATCGGCGACGGCGGCGCCACTCTCGACGCGCTGGACGCCGCACCGGGATTCGGGCCCGGTGCGCTCGATCTGCTCTTCATCGACCACGACAAGAACGCCTACCTGCCGGACCTGCAGAGCATCCTCGAGCGCGGCTGGCTGCATCCCGGCTCGATCGTCGTGGCCGACAACGTGAAGATTCCCGGCGCCCCGGCCTATCGCGCCCACATGCGCGAGCAGCAGGGTCGGCGGTGGCGCACGGTGGAGCATTCGACGCACGCCGAGTACCAGAACGTGCTGCGGGACCTGGTGCTGGAGTCCGAGTTCCTCGGCTGA
- a CDS encoding thiamine pyrophosphate-dependent enzyme, producing the protein MPAIVRVADHILAHLAAGGVTHVFGVDGENIEDLFDAAHFSRDITAVLAKHEFAAAAMADGYCRGGAGLGVVLAASGGAALNVIPGLGESLSSRTPVLALIGQPPSTLDGLGAAGDTSGCNGSLNAEALFGAVSVFCERVTTADDIRSALPRAIIAACAGGPAVLLLPKDIQQAELDLCRPPRDRVHTCARRRQIGDPHPLTRALRAARGTVTIIAGEQVARDGARAELEKLCALLGARLACVPGAKDVTGALGITGAMGHPATVDAVQDSAVCLLVGTRLPLTARAGLDTALRGTRTYSIGSAPPYLPCTHVHTDDLQRSLAELSRKLTGRGRPLGLRTPEPVPPTELATPRVEAAGVRYRPAMKALDAALPADVNVVVDAGNTGAAALHYLPARRGGRFLVAVGMGGMGYSFGAGIGVAIGRRQRTVVIAGDGSFYMHGMELHTAIEHQLPVTFVLFNNNAHAMSATRERLYYGDRYSYNRFRPSHLGAGLSAMFPELWSTDVTDMAALIAALAEALATPGPSVISIECSADEIPPFAPFLDAVAAPAEDPRDVPDADYLAVPASA; encoded by the coding sequence ATGCCAGCAATTGTCCGCGTCGCCGACCACATCCTGGCTCACCTGGCGGCAGGTGGCGTCACCCATGTGTTCGGCGTGGACGGCGAGAACATCGAGGACCTGTTCGACGCCGCGCATTTCAGTCGCGACATCACCGCGGTCCTGGCCAAACACGAATTCGCCGCTGCGGCAATGGCCGACGGCTACTGCCGCGGCGGCGCCGGACTGGGCGTGGTGCTGGCGGCCTCCGGTGGCGCGGCGCTCAACGTCATTCCGGGGCTGGGGGAATCGCTGAGCAGCCGAACACCGGTGCTCGCGTTGATCGGACAGCCGCCCAGCACGCTCGACGGGCTCGGGGCGGCCGGGGACACCAGCGGATGCAACGGATCGTTGAACGCCGAAGCGTTGTTCGGGGCGGTCTCGGTGTTCTGTGAACGCGTCACCACCGCCGACGACATCCGGTCAGCGCTGCCGCGGGCGATCATCGCCGCCTGCGCCGGGGGACCGGCAGTACTGTTGCTGCCCAAAGATATTCAGCAAGCCGAACTCGATCTTTGTCGTCCGCCCCGCGACCGCGTGCACACCTGCGCCCGTCGTCGTCAGATCGGGGATCCGCACCCGTTGACGCGGGCGCTGCGCGCCGCCCGCGGGACGGTGACCATCATCGCCGGGGAGCAGGTCGCGCGCGACGGCGCCCGGGCCGAACTGGAGAAGCTGTGCGCGCTGCTGGGTGCGCGTCTGGCCTGCGTGCCCGGCGCCAAGGACGTCACGGGTGCCCTCGGTATCACCGGGGCGATGGGGCACCCGGCGACCGTCGACGCGGTGCAGGACAGTGCGGTGTGCCTGCTGGTGGGCACCCGGCTGCCGTTGACCGCGCGCGCCGGTCTGGACACCGCGCTGCGCGGCACACGGACCTACTCGATCGGGTCGGCCCCGCCCTATCTGCCGTGCACCCACGTGCACACCGACGATCTGCAGAGGTCGTTGGCCGAACTGAGCCGCAAGCTGACCGGACGCGGCCGCCCCCTCGGCCTGCGGACGCCGGAACCGGTACCGCCCACCGAGTTGGCGACACCGCGGGTCGAGGCCGCCGGGGTGCGCTACCGGCCGGCGATGAAAGCGCTGGACGCGGCCCTGCCCGCCGATGTCAACGTCGTGGTGGACGCCGGCAACACCGGCGCCGCGGCGTTGCACTACCTGCCCGCCCGGCGTGGCGGCCGGTTCTTGGTGGCGGTGGGCATGGGCGGGATGGGGTACAGCTTCGGCGCCGGGATCGGCGTGGCGATCGGACGTCGGCAACGCACCGTCGTCATCGCCGGCGACGGCTCGTTCTACATGCACGGCATGGAGTTGCACACCGCGATCGAGCATCAACTGCCGGTGACGTTCGTGTTGTTCAACAACAACGCGCATGCGATGTCGGCCACCCGCGAGCGGCTCTACTACGGGGATCGCTACAGCTACAACAGGTTCCGCCCCAGTCACCTGGGTGCCGGACTGTCCGCGATGTTCCCCGAGTTGTGGTCGACCGACGTCACCGACATGGCCGCGCTGATTGCGGCCCTGGCCGAGGCGTTGGCGACCCCCGGGCCGTCGGTGATCAGCATCGAGTGCTCGGCCGACGAAATTCCGCCCTTCGCACCGTTTCTCGACGCCGTCGCAGCCCCCGCCGAAGACCCGCGCGACGTGCCGGATGCCGACTACCTGGCGGTGCCCGCCAGCGCCTGA
- a CDS encoding ParA family protein, giving the protein MTDDADRAGELGLTGRPPRAIPTPQPVTSHGPAKVIAMCNQKGGVGKTTSTINLGAALAECGRRVLLVDLDPQGALSAGLGVPHYELENTVHNLLIEPRVSIEDVLIKTRVSGMDLVPSNIDLSAAEIQLVNEVGREQSLARALHPVLDRYDYVLVDCQPSLGLLTVNGLACADGVIIPTECEYFSLRGLALLTDTVDKVRDRLNPRLSISGILITRYDSRTVNAREVMARVVERFGDLVFDTVITRTVRFPETSVAGEPITTWAPKSSGAEAYRALAAEVIHRFGT; this is encoded by the coding sequence GTGACCGACGACGCAGACCGCGCCGGCGAACTCGGTCTCACGGGCCGACCCCCGCGAGCGATCCCGACGCCGCAGCCGGTGACCTCACACGGCCCGGCCAAGGTCATCGCAATGTGCAACCAGAAGGGCGGCGTCGGCAAGACCACCTCCACCATCAACCTGGGCGCCGCGCTCGCCGAGTGCGGCCGCCGCGTGCTGCTGGTCGACCTCGACCCGCAGGGCGCGCTGTCCGCCGGGTTGGGTGTGCCGCACTACGAGCTCGAGAACACGGTGCACAACCTGCTCATCGAGCCCCGGGTGTCGATCGAAGACGTGCTGATCAAGACCCGGGTCAGCGGCATGGACCTGGTGCCCAGCAACATCGACCTGTCGGCGGCGGAAATTCAGCTGGTCAACGAGGTCGGCCGGGAACAGTCCCTGGCCCGTGCCCTGCACCCGGTGCTGGACCGCTACGACTACGTGCTGGTCGACTGCCAGCCGTCGCTGGGCTTGCTGACCGTGAACGGGCTGGCCTGCGCCGACGGCGTGATCATCCCCACCGAGTGCGAATACTTCTCGCTGCGCGGGTTGGCGCTGCTGACCGACACCGTGGACAAGGTCCGCGACCGGCTCAACCCGCGCCTGTCGATCAGCGGCATCCTGATCACCCGGTATGACAGCCGCACCGTCAACGCCCGCGAGGTGATGGCGCGCGTCGTGGAACGCTTCGGGGACCTGGTGTTCGACACCGTGATCACCCGGACCGTCCGGTTCCCGGAAACCAGCGTGGCCGGCGAACCGATCACCACCTGGGCGCCGAAGTCCTCCGGCGCCGAAGCGTACCGAGCGTTGGCCGCCGAGGTCATCCACCGGTTCGGCACGTGA
- a CDS encoding segregation/condensation protein A: MTTTQTSDGADQAEQPATGFQVRLDNFEGPFDLLLQLIFAHRLDVTEVALHQVTDEFIAYTKEIGSQLGLEETTTFLVVAATLLDLKAARLLPAGQVDDEDDLALLEVRDLLFARLLQYRAFKHVALMFAELEAAALRSYPRAVALEDQFAELLPEVMIGVDARTFAEIAASALTPRPVPTVGTDHLHHPKVSVPEQAQHLLRMLEERGAGQWASFTELVADCEIPIEIVGRFLALLELYRSRAVAFEQLEPLGVLQVAWTGDRLTDQQMRDELVEDQE, encoded by the coding sequence GTGACGACCACCCAGACATCCGACGGAGCCGACCAGGCCGAGCAGCCCGCGACCGGATTTCAGGTCCGACTGGACAATTTCGAGGGCCCGTTCGACCTGCTGCTGCAGCTGATCTTCGCGCACCGGCTCGACGTCACCGAGGTGGCGTTGCACCAGGTCACCGACGAGTTCATCGCCTACACCAAGGAGATCGGCTCCCAGCTGGGACTCGAGGAGACCACGACGTTCCTGGTGGTGGCCGCGACCTTGCTGGACCTGAAGGCCGCCCGGCTGTTGCCCGCCGGTCAGGTCGACGACGAGGACGACCTGGCGCTGCTCGAGGTCCGCGACCTGCTGTTCGCCCGGCTGCTGCAATATCGCGCGTTCAAGCACGTCGCGCTGATGTTCGCCGAGCTCGAGGCCGCGGCCCTGCGCAGCTACCCGCGGGCGGTGGCGCTCGAGGATCAGTTCGCCGAGCTGCTGCCCGAGGTGATGATCGGGGTCGACGCCCGGACGTTCGCCGAGATCGCCGCCAGTGCGCTGACCCCGCGGCCGGTCCCCACCGTCGGCACCGACCATCTGCACCACCCGAAGGTGTCGGTGCCCGAGCAAGCCCAGCATCTGCTGCGGATGCTCGAGGAGCGCGGAGCCGGGCAGTGGGCGTCGTTCACCGAGCTGGTCGCCGACTGCGAGATCCCGATCGAGATCGTCGGACGCTTCCTGGCGCTGCTCGAGCTGTACCGATCCCGGGCGGTAGCATTCGAGCAGTTAGAACCCCTTGGTGTGCTCCAGGTTGCGTGGACCGGAGACCGTCTCACGGACCAACAAATGCGCGATGAGCTGGTGGAAGATCAAGAATGA
- the scpB gene encoding SMC-Scp complex subunit ScpB: MTEPDALEPEASAPDLDDDELTRVLEALLLVVDTPISAEALGSATGQSVERIETLLPQLAQGFTDRDSGIDLREAGGGWRMYTRARFAPYVERLLLDGSRTKLTRAALETLAVVAYRQPVTRARVSAVRGVNVDAVMRTLLARGLITEAGADPDSGAASFATTELFLERLGLTSLADLPDIAPLLPDVDVIDDLSETLDSEPRFMKLNAGGATEEPPALDMDED, translated from the coding sequence ATGACTGAACCGGATGCCCTGGAACCAGAGGCGTCTGCCCCCGACCTGGACGACGACGAACTGACGCGGGTGCTCGAGGCGCTGCTGCTGGTGGTCGACACCCCGATCAGCGCCGAGGCGCTCGGCTCCGCGACCGGACAATCCGTCGAGCGGATCGAGACCCTGCTGCCGCAGCTGGCCCAGGGGTTCACCGACCGGGACAGCGGCATCGACCTGCGTGAGGCCGGCGGCGGCTGGCGGATGTACACCCGCGCGCGCTTCGCGCCCTACGTCGAACGCCTGCTGCTCGACGGGTCACGGACCAAGCTCACCCGCGCGGCCCTCGAGACCCTCGCCGTGGTCGCCTACCGGCAGCCCGTGACCCGCGCGCGGGTCAGCGCCGTGCGCGGCGTCAACGTCGACGCGGTGATGCGCACCCTGCTGGCCCGCGGGTTGATCACCGAGGCCGGCGCAGATCCCGACAGCGGCGCGGCCAGCTTCGCGACCACCGAACTGTTCCTGGAGCGGCTGGGTTTGACCTCGCTGGCCGACCTGCCCGACATCGCGCCGCTGCTGCCCGACGTCGATGTGATCGACGACCTTTCGGAAACCTTGGACAGCGAACCGCGGTTCATGAAGCTCAACGCCGGTGGGGCGACGGAAGAACCACCCGCGCTCGACATGGATGAGGACTGA
- a CDS encoding pseudouridine synthase: MSQDSTEGVRLQKVLSQAGIASRRVAERMIRDGRVEVDGRIVTELGTRVDPDNSVIRVDGARVLVDDDLVYLALNKPVGMHSTMSDDRGRPCIGDLIEHRVRGNKKLFHVGRLDAETEGLILLTNDGDLAHRLMHPSFEVPKTYLATVTGQVPKGLGKKLRAGVELDDGPVQVDHFAMVDTIPGRSMVSVTLHEGRKHIVRRLMAAVGYPVEALVRTDIGAVSLGEQRPGSIRALNRKEISELYKAVGL; this comes from the coding sequence ATGTCGCAAGACTCCACCGAGGGCGTGCGACTGCAGAAAGTGTTGTCGCAGGCCGGAATTGCATCCCGACGGGTGGCCGAGCGGATGATCCGCGACGGCCGCGTCGAGGTTGACGGCCGCATCGTCACCGAGTTGGGCACCCGGGTGGACCCCGACAACTCGGTGATCCGCGTGGACGGTGCGCGCGTGCTGGTCGACGACGATCTGGTGTATCTGGCGCTGAACAAGCCCGTCGGCATGCACTCGACGATGTCCGACGACCGGGGCCGGCCCTGCATCGGCGATCTGATCGAGCACCGAGTCCGCGGTAACAAGAAGCTCTTCCACGTCGGGCGCCTGGACGCCGAGACCGAGGGGCTGATCCTGCTCACCAACGACGGGGACTTGGCGCATCGGTTGATGCACCCGTCCTTCGAGGTGCCCAAGACGTATCTGGCGACGGTCACCGGGCAGGTCCCCAAGGGGCTGGGCAAGAAGCTGCGCGCCGGGGTCGAACTCGACGACGGCCCGGTCCAAGTGGACCACTTCGCGATGGTCGACACCATCCCGGGCCGGTCCATGGTCAGCGTCACGCTGCACGAAGGGCGCAAGCACATCGTCCGGCGCCTGATGGCCGCCGTCGGCTACCCGGTGGAAGCGTTGGTGCGCACCGACATCGGCGCGGTGTCGCTGGGGGAGCAGCGGCCCGGCAGCATTCGCGCGCTGAACCGCAAGGAGATCAGCGAACTGTACAAGGCGGTGGGTCTGTGA
- the cmk gene encoding (d)CMP kinase: MSASRGVVVAIDGPAGTGKSTVSRGLATELGARYLDTGAMYRLVTLAVLRAGADPADPAAVAAVDTPITVGDDPNDSRAYLAGEDVSAEIRGDAVTRAVSAVSAVPAVRERLVAMQRALAHRPGGVVVEGRDIGTVVLPDADLKIFLTASAEIRARRRNDQNVTGGLGDDYEGVLADVRRRDDLDSTRATSPLRAAEDAVVVDTGEMTQAEVIAHLRGLAERCSEAVR, translated from the coding sequence GTGAGCGCATCCCGCGGCGTGGTCGTCGCCATCGACGGACCTGCCGGAACTGGAAAATCCACCGTCTCAAGGGGTTTGGCCACCGAGCTGGGCGCGCGCTACCTGGACACCGGGGCGATGTATCGCCTGGTGACCCTGGCGGTCCTGCGGGCCGGCGCCGACCCCGCCGATCCGGCGGCCGTCGCCGCCGTCGACACCCCCATCACCGTCGGCGACGACCCGAACGACTCTCGCGCCTATCTCGCCGGCGAGGACGTCTCGGCCGAGATCCGCGGCGACGCGGTCACCCGCGCGGTGTCGGCGGTCTCGGCGGTCCCCGCGGTGCGCGAGCGCCTGGTCGCGATGCAACGCGCGCTGGCGCATCGACCCGGTGGTGTCGTGGTCGAGGGCCGTGACATCGGCACCGTGGTGCTGCCCGACGCCGACCTGAAGATCTTCCTGACGGCCTCGGCCGAGATCCGGGCCCGGCGCCGCAACGACCAGAACGTCACCGGCGGGCTCGGCGACGACTACGAGGGCGTGCTGGCCGATGTGCGCCGGCGCGACGATCTGGACTCCACCCGCGCGACCTCACCCCTGCGCGCCGCCGAGGATGCCGTGGTGGTCGACACCGGCGAGATGACCCAGGCCGAAGTGATCGCCCATCTGCGTGGGCTGGCCGAGCGATGCAGTGAGGCGGTGCGATGA